A section of the Anabaena cylindrica PCC 7122 genome encodes:
- a CDS encoding ABC transporter permease has protein sequence MNISNSNDKKPIEWLAVFSLLIFVFMYLPILVLSFYSFNKSPYSANWQGFTLEWYQKLFHDDRILSALNNSLFVAFSAVTVAAILGTLMAVGLARYEFPGKKLYRGISYLPLLIPDIAIAVATLVCLAAFAIPLSIWTIVAAHIVFCLSYIALVVSARLSNLDPHLEEAALDLGATPIQAFIKVVLPQLMPGIVSGCLLAFVLSLDDFLISSFTAGSGSNTLPMEIFSRIRTGVKPDINALSVILISVTATVAVIAELIRISGDKQK, from the coding sequence ATGAATATTTCTAACTCAAATGACAAAAAGCCTATCGAATGGCTGGCAGTTTTTTCGCTACTGATATTTGTGTTCATGTACCTACCTATCTTGGTACTAAGCTTTTATAGCTTCAACAAGTCACCTTACAGTGCAAATTGGCAAGGATTCACCTTGGAATGGTATCAAAAACTGTTTCATGATGATCGCATTTTGTCAGCTTTAAATAACAGTTTATTCGTTGCCTTTAGCGCAGTCACAGTTGCTGCCATTCTAGGAACCTTAATGGCTGTGGGGTTAGCGCGGTATGAGTTCCCCGGTAAAAAATTGTATCGCGGTATATCTTATCTACCATTATTAATACCCGATATTGCGATCGCAGTTGCTACCCTCGTCTGTTTAGCCGCCTTTGCCATTCCCCTCAGCATCTGGACAATTGTAGCCGCCCACATAGTTTTCTGTCTCTCTTACATCGCCTTAGTCGTTTCTGCTAGACTCAGTAATTTAGACCCCCACCTTGAAGAAGCCGCACTAGATTTAGGTGCAACACCCATTCAAGCCTTCATCAAAGTCGTTCTACCTCAACTAATGCCTGGAATTGTCTCCGGTTGTCTACTCGCCTTTGTTCTCAGTTTAGACGACTTTCTCATCTCCAGCTTCACCGCAGGTAGTGGTTCTAACACCCTACCAATGGAAATATTTAGCCGTATTAGAACCGGGGTCAAACCTGATATTAACGCCCTTAGTGTCATATTAATTTCTGTAACCGCCACCGTCGCTGTCATAGCTGAATTAATTCGCATTTCTGGAGACAAGCAAAAATAG
- a CDS encoding histidine phosphatase family protein — MTLNLYLLRHGETTFSQSGNFCGATDAELTSEGMQMAESFADAYQNLKWSAVYVSPMKRTIATAKPFCDAVGMEMQVREGLREGSYGEWETKSKSFVQENYPENYVKWLTEPAWNAPIGGETAVEIANRSMPVIAEIQEKHPQGNVLVVAHKATIRIMLCSLLGIDLGRYRYRVNILVASVSMVKFDVNGPLLEILGDRYHIPDHIRSRPGT; from the coding sequence ATGACACTCAATTTATATTTACTGCGACATGGCGAAACTACTTTTAGTCAAAGTGGTAATTTCTGCGGTGCAACTGATGCAGAATTGACCTCTGAAGGGATGCAGATGGCAGAGAGTTTTGCCGATGCTTATCAAAACTTGAAGTGGTCAGCGGTTTATGTTAGCCCGATGAAGCGAACAATTGCCACTGCCAAGCCATTTTGTGATGCTGTTGGTATGGAAATGCAGGTAAGGGAAGGATTAAGAGAAGGCAGTTACGGTGAATGGGAAACCAAGAGTAAATCGTTTGTTCAAGAAAATTACCCAGAAAACTATGTAAAATGGTTGACAGAACCCGCTTGGAATGCACCCATTGGGGGAGAAACTGCGGTAGAAATTGCTAACCGTTCTATGCCTGTAATTGCGGAAATTCAAGAAAAACATCCCCAAGGTAATGTTTTAGTAGTTGCCCATAAAGCCACGATTCGGATTATGCTTTGCAGTTTACTGGGAATTGATTTGGGACGCTACCGTTATCGGGTAAATATTTTGGTTGCTTCGGTAAGTATGGTTAAATTTGACGTGAATGGTCCTTTGTTGGAAATATTAGGCGATCGCTACCATATACCCGATCATATTCGCTCTCGTCCAGGAACTTAA
- a CDS encoding response regulator — MNKILVVESETILLELLAEALTYNGFCTITTTSFEQGYGLTKQELPDLILCGYSSKNINSYNSDETCWTFLQKIRQDLETVNIPLIMMTGDDLKLVPNWHNYLTDQDILLKPFNLKVLQEKIHTRLQPFRIQSKTEKKCVAPHS, encoded by the coding sequence ATGAATAAGATTTTAGTGGTTGAAAGTGAAACTATACTATTGGAGCTTTTAGCAGAGGCACTTACTTACAATGGTTTCTGTACGATTACTACCACATCTTTTGAGCAAGGATATGGGCTAACTAAACAAGAATTACCTGATTTAATTTTGTGTGGTTATTCAAGTAAAAATATTAATAGCTATAATAGCGATGAAACTTGCTGGACATTTCTACAAAAAATTCGCCAAGATTTAGAAACAGTAAATATTCCCTTGATTATGATGACTGGAGATGATTTAAAGTTAGTTCCTAACTGGCATAATTACCTGACAGATCAAGATATTTTACTGAAACCATTTAACCTTAAAGTTTTGCAAGAAAAAATTCATACTCGTTTGCAGCCTTTCCGAATCCAATCCAAGACTGAAAAAAAATGCGTTGCTCCGCACTCATAA
- a CDS encoding response regulator: MGTKRVLIIDDEPGIRQIVQISLKAIAGWDVLLAASGKEGITVARVEVPDAILLDVMMPEMDGISTFQQMQTYSELHSIPTILLTAKAQTIEQRQFSELGVTGVITKPFKAPDLVKQMRSLLNW; encoded by the coding sequence ATGGGGACTAAACGAGTTTTAATTATTGATGATGAGCCAGGTATCCGGCAAATTGTGCAAATTTCGCTGAAAGCTATTGCTGGTTGGGATGTATTGCTTGCGGCTTCTGGAAAGGAAGGAATAACTGTGGCCAGGGTCGAAGTTCCCGATGCTATCCTCTTAGATGTGATGATGCCAGAAATGGATGGAATTTCTACTTTTCAACAGATGCAAACATATTCTGAGTTGCATTCTATACCTACTATTTTACTGACGGCCAAAGCTCAGACCATTGAACAACGTCAATTTAGCGAATTAGGGGTGACTGGAGTAATTACCAAACCCTTCAAAGCCCCGGACTTGGTAAAGCAAATGCGATCGCTCCTGAATTGGTAA